The Melitaea cinxia chromosome 21, ilMelCinx1.1, whole genome shotgun sequence genome has a window encoding:
- the LOC123664083 gene encoding polycomb group RING finger protein 3, whose protein sequence is MTMERRIKLKTLNSHITCKICRGYFIDATTVTECLHTFCKSCLVKHLEENNTCPTCNIVIHQSHPLQYISFDRTMQDIVYKLVPDLQDNELKRERDFYRARGLPCPKDAALAADKPGGGDEPEQPDNTDCHRKDEQVNVCLECISTSLRTLKRSFIRCSAQATITHLKKFVAKKVLNGMEKYREIDILCNDELLGKDHTLKFVYVTRWRFRDPPLRLQYRPKIDL, encoded by the exons ATGACAATGGAAAGGAGGATAAAGCTAAAAACACTAAATAGCCACATAACTTGTAAAATTTGCCGCGGATACTTCATCGACGCTACCACTGTCACGGAGTGCTTACATACGT tTTGCAAGAGTTGTTTAGTGAAACATCTAGAAGAGAACAACACTTGTCCGACATGCAACATAGTGATACACCAGTCCCATCCTCTACAGTACATCAGCTTCGACCGAACCATGCAAGACATCGTGTACAAACTGGTCCCAGACCTACAAGACA ATGAACTAAAGCGCGAGAGAGATTTTTACCGAGCCCGAGGTTTACCGTGCCCGAAGGATGCAGCGCTGGCTGCTGACAAGCCAGGGGGCGGGGACGAGCCCGAGCAACCAGATAATACAGACTGTCATAGGAAAGATGAACAG GTTAATGTATGTTTAGAATGCATATCAACATCGTTAAGAACGCTCAAGCGAAGTTTCATCCGATGCTCCGCTCAGGCAACTATCACGCATCTTAAAAAATTTGTAGCTAAGAAAGTATTGAACGGAATGGAGAAATATAGAGAA ATAGACATTTTATGCAACGATGAATTATTAGGTAAAGACCACACACTCAAGTTTGTTTACGTCACTCGATGGAGGTTTAGAGATCCGCCACTTAGACTACAATATAGACCTAAGATTGATTTGTAG